In a single window of the Hippocampus zosterae strain Florida chromosome 6, ASM2543408v3, whole genome shotgun sequence genome:
- the LOC127602759 gene encoding uncharacterized protein LOC127602759: MAPALKRLLLHSALLVTLVALRCRPALLAAISCPYAFSRLKLITLTLSLETEHLLDEYMAFQGLSGVPSNVPDYTVRGSNFSEQLQDIYARNVLFKLHIKKVTEYQIEDWGNPINVAEPLNQVAYSLFSQTNMLVLLTQRLYPEVALTTVEPPHLSHNHSWPKKSYGWNVIVGLKYWLAEVNKVLQAAQELCDNHVDEAPGGSRTLGGQAPKSNSRRKLYQSR; this comes from the exons ATGGCTCCCGCTCTCAAAAGACTGCTGCTGCActctg CGCTGCTGGTGACGCTGGTGGCGCTTCGATGTCGCCCGGCGCTCCTCGCCGCCATCTCTTGCCCATACGCCTTCTCCAGACTCAAGCTGATCACCCTCACGCTCAGCCTAGAAACGGAGCACCTGCTCGACGAATAT ATGGCCTTTCAGGGGCTGAGTGGCGTGCCTTCCAATGTCCCCGACTACACCGTGAGGGGCTCCAACTTCTCCGAGCAGCTTCAGGACATCTACGCTCGCAACGTATTGTTCAAACTGCATATCAAGAAGGTGACAGAATACCAAATTGAAGACTGGGGCAACCCGATCAACGTGGCCGAGCCTCTGAACCAGGTCGCATACAGCCTTTTCAGCCAAACCAATATGTTGGTGCTCTTGACCCAACGGCTCTACCCGGAGGTGGCGCTGACAACGGTAGAGCCTCCGCACCTGAGCCACAATCACAGTTGGCCCAAAAAGTCCTACGGCTGGAACGTCATCGTCGGCCTGAAATACTGGCTCGCCGAGGTCAACAAGGTCCTGCAGGCGGCTCAGGAGCTGTGCGACAACCACGTCGACGAGGCTCCGGGTGGATCAAGAACTCTTGGGGGCCAGGCCCCGAAATCCAACTCCAGGAGGAAACTGTATCAGAGCCGATAA